One stretch of Roseiconus lacunae DNA includes these proteins:
- the smc gene encoding chromosome segregation protein SMC yields MLKALELAGFKSFADRTRFDFPDGITVVVGPNGSGKSNIVDAMKWVLGSQSPKGLRGKEMSDVIFKGSQTRPPAGAAEATIVFDNSQGNLPIDAPEVHVTRRVYRSGESEFLINGESVRLKDVRDLIRGTGIGIDAYSLIEQGKVDRMLQANAKDRRAIFEEAAGISRFKAKKLEAERRLARVQTNLTRLSDIVEEVGTRLRSVRSQAAKAERYRQATERLKELRTVIAWNDWANLNEELEACETELAESNKRLRELESEREEINAKRQAADLELQTIADQARELEQQRHELLAQAATLTGRKDADDGSVGEVRMSIADALRRSRTLQRQARKADEDLEQAVADHARGATELKEIRVRNEELEAKRNQVQAETDEILQRREAISKQHLDAIRRVSEMEVRIQRSETQLSESDRQLQSLQKRLDDSQQLLAKAESESKAAQERLDDLEGQIKASDAELQVQKTKTEQHRDVLDKRSGETATLRTRLEGVRQRYLVLEDLVKRHEGVAGGVRAVLQHVADPDHPLADSVLGMVATLVNVDVDKAPMIDAALRERSQFIVTRDGQLSDAIVSGDIEIDSRVGIIRMDHLPEPPRENRIQLDGFQGVIGRADRVIESEGEGAKLIGHLLSSTWLVEDLETATRVRRLCGPDQQIVTRHGEVLMGDGSMIVGPAGATAALVSRRSEMNAAAEEIEQFTFEISENDEAIRELAALVDECSNTLGRMEISHRNLETEKAAAEADLRHAIERNQARQSAHDQLTSDFQSTEMERDRAKQEAAELSESIKESRQVIERLESDAAEVEEMLSETQQALQSASSAVMTASVELARAEQRQEALAAQIESQRREQEERQASVENASVTAQSGYARQAELKQRIEETVTQLADLKRQTDQQQIELHSLAEKAQQLRQSNRAIAEAGEAVIKSAAETNERVHAVTSRRDAAKMKRGTLSERIAEDYQIDLENDEPPEELAEIENRAKMDEEINRLREQLQRTSNVNMEALAELEGLQERYDHLSGQYEDLAAAKDSLQRIIGRINADSRRLFLDTLEAIRQNFQKLYRKSFGGGHADLVLEESDDPLEAGVEIVATPPGKPSFSNSLLSGGEKALTAVALLMSIFQYRPSPFCVLDEVDAPFDEANIGRFVMVLNEFLDHSKFVIVTHSKKTMTAATTLYGVTMQESGVSKRVSIRFEDVSEDGEISEGEAA; encoded by the coding sequence ATGCTGAAAGCTCTCGAACTGGCCGGCTTTAAAAGCTTTGCGGATCGGACGCGTTTCGATTTTCCCGATGGGATTACCGTCGTCGTTGGTCCCAACGGTAGTGGAAAGTCGAACATCGTTGACGCGATGAAATGGGTGCTGGGTTCGCAAAGTCCGAAAGGTCTACGCGGGAAGGAGATGTCAGATGTCATCTTCAAAGGGTCGCAGACGCGACCGCCAGCCGGTGCCGCCGAAGCGACGATTGTGTTCGACAATTCGCAGGGCAACCTGCCCATCGACGCCCCCGAAGTTCACGTCACACGTCGGGTTTATCGAAGCGGCGAAAGCGAGTTCTTGATTAACGGTGAATCCGTTCGCTTGAAAGATGTACGCGATTTGATTCGCGGTACCGGAATCGGGATCGATGCCTACAGTTTGATCGAACAGGGCAAGGTCGATCGGATGTTGCAGGCGAACGCGAAAGACCGCCGAGCCATCTTTGAAGAAGCTGCTGGGATCAGCCGTTTCAAGGCGAAGAAGCTCGAAGCGGAACGTCGACTTGCTCGTGTTCAAACCAATCTGACGCGGCTGAGTGATATCGTCGAAGAGGTGGGAACACGATTGCGTAGTGTTCGCAGTCAAGCCGCTAAGGCGGAACGCTATCGACAAGCCACGGAGCGTTTGAAGGAATTGCGGACCGTGATCGCCTGGAATGACTGGGCGAATTTGAACGAAGAACTTGAGGCCTGTGAGACCGAACTTGCTGAGTCGAACAAGCGTCTCCGTGAACTGGAAAGTGAACGGGAAGAGATCAACGCGAAACGACAAGCCGCCGATTTAGAGCTTCAAACGATCGCCGATCAGGCGCGTGAACTAGAGCAGCAGCGGCACGAGTTGCTTGCCCAGGCGGCAACGTTGACCGGCCGGAAAGACGCGGACGATGGATCGGTCGGCGAAGTACGAATGTCGATCGCCGATGCTTTGCGTCGTAGTCGCACGCTTCAACGCCAAGCTCGAAAGGCAGACGAGGATCTTGAGCAAGCCGTCGCCGATCACGCCCGTGGTGCGACCGAACTGAAAGAGATTCGGGTCCGCAACGAAGAACTGGAAGCAAAGCGGAACCAAGTCCAAGCAGAGACGGATGAGATCCTGCAGCGACGCGAGGCGATCTCCAAGCAGCACCTCGATGCGATCCGCCGTGTGTCCGAAATGGAGGTTCGCATCCAGCGATCGGAAACGCAATTGTCCGAGTCGGATCGGCAACTACAGAGCCTGCAAAAACGATTAGATGATTCACAGCAATTGCTTGCCAAGGCAGAGTCGGAATCGAAAGCCGCGCAGGAACGCTTGGATGATCTTGAAGGGCAAATTAAAGCTTCCGATGCCGAGTTGCAGGTTCAAAAGACGAAAACAGAACAGCACCGCGATGTGCTGGACAAACGCAGCGGAGAAACGGCAACGCTGAGGACACGGCTAGAAGGTGTTCGGCAGCGTTACTTGGTATTGGAAGATTTGGTCAAACGGCACGAAGGCGTCGCCGGTGGCGTGCGCGCGGTATTGCAGCACGTCGCCGACCCGGACCATCCGTTGGCCGATAGCGTGCTTGGGATGGTTGCGACACTGGTCAACGTGGACGTTGATAAGGCTCCAATGATCGACGCCGCACTTCGTGAGCGATCGCAATTCATTGTCACCCGTGACGGCCAACTTTCCGATGCGATCGTTAGCGGTGACATCGAAATCGATAGCCGCGTCGGGATCATTCGGATGGATCATCTTCCCGAGCCCCCTCGTGAAAACCGAATTCAATTGGACGGTTTTCAGGGGGTGATCGGTCGCGCCGATCGTGTGATCGAAAGCGAAGGCGAAGGTGCGAAACTGATTGGGCATCTCCTGAGTTCAACATGGTTGGTCGAAGATCTGGAGACGGCCACCCGCGTGCGTCGACTCTGCGGACCCGATCAGCAGATCGTGACCCGTCACGGGGAAGTGCTGATGGGCGACGGCAGTATGATCGTCGGTCCCGCTGGTGCCACCGCGGCGTTGGTTAGCCGACGAAGCGAAATGAACGCCGCCGCCGAAGAGATCGAACAGTTCACTTTTGAAATTTCTGAAAACGACGAAGCGATTCGTGAGTTGGCGGCATTGGTCGATGAGTGTTCCAACACATTGGGGCGGATGGAGATCAGCCACCGAAACTTAGAGACCGAAAAGGCGGCGGCCGAAGCAGATTTGCGTCACGCGATCGAGCGGAACCAGGCTCGGCAGTCGGCACACGATCAGTTGACGAGCGATTTTCAGTCCACTGAAATGGAGCGCGATAGGGCTAAGCAGGAAGCGGCCGAGCTATCTGAGTCGATCAAGGAATCGCGTCAAGTTATCGAAAGACTTGAAAGTGATGCGGCGGAAGTAGAAGAAATGTTGTCCGAAACGCAGCAGGCGTTGCAGTCTGCATCGAGTGCGGTCATGACGGCGTCGGTCGAACTTGCCCGCGCCGAGCAGCGGCAAGAAGCCCTCGCCGCACAAATCGAATCGCAGCGCCGTGAGCAAGAAGAGCGTCAAGCTTCGGTCGAAAACGCAAGTGTGACGGCACAGTCCGGCTACGCCCGCCAAGCCGAACTCAAGCAGCGGATCGAAGAAACGGTCACTCAGCTTGCCGATCTCAAACGGCAAACCGATCAACAGCAAATCGAACTGCACTCGCTCGCCGAAAAGGCGCAGCAACTGCGTCAATCCAATCGTGCGATCGCAGAAGCCGGTGAAGCGGTGATCAAGAGCGCTGCCGAAACCAACGAACGCGTTCATGCGGTCACCAGTCGGCGTGACGCTGCCAAAATGAAACGCGGAACGTTGTCAGAGCGGATTGCCGAGGATTACCAGATCGATCTTGAAAACGACGAGCCGCCCGAGGAACTGGCGGAGATTGAAAACCGCGCCAAAATGGACGAGGAAATCAATCGACTACGCGAGCAACTGCAGCGCACCAGTAACGTCAACATGGAAGCGCTCGCGGAACTCGAAGGTCTGCAAGAACGCTACGATCACCTTAGCGGTCAATACGAGGATCTCGCGGCCGCGAAGGATTCGTTGCAGCGTATCATCGGTCGAATCAATGCGGATAGCAGACGGTTGTTCCTCGACACGCTCGAAGCGATTCGGCAGAACTTCCAGAAGCTCTACCGAAAATCGTTCGGTGGCGGACACGCAGATTTGGTGCTCGAAGAGTCCGATGATCCGCTCGAAGCCGGCGTGGAGATCGTCGCGACGCCGCCCGGCAAGCCGAGTTTCAGCAACTCATTGCTGTCCGGTGGCGAGAAGGCGCTGACGGCAGTCGCGCTGTTGATGTCGATCTTTCAGTATCGCCCAAGTCCGTTCTGTGTGTTGGACGAAGTCGATGCGCCGTTTGACGAGGCCAACATCGGCCGATTTGTCATGGTGCTCAATGAGTTCCTCGATCACAGCAAATTTGTCATCGTCACACACAGTAAGAAAACGATGACAGCCGCGACCACCTTGTATGGTGTCACGATGCAAGAATCCGGAGTCAGTAAACGGGTGTCGATCCGATTCGAAGATGTCAGTGAGGACGGCGAGATTAGCGAAGGTGAGGCCGCTTAA
- a CDS encoding response regulator: MQSNSLIRFTRSCPTCGRRIQIRGSLLGREVCCPHCNARFVAMATDDSAGKVDDAQRLLDRVDTMLSKVSQPPVTS; encoded by the coding sequence ATGCAATCTAACAGTCTGATTCGATTCACGCGATCGTGCCCAACCTGCGGGCGGCGAATTCAGATCCGTGGGTCTCTGCTGGGACGCGAAGTCTGCTGTCCGCACTGTAACGCGAGATTCGTTGCCATGGCAACCGACGATTCGGCTGGCAAAGTTGACGACGCACAACGGTTACTCGACCGCGTCGACACGATGCTCTCCAAAGTCAGCCAACCGCCGGTCACGTCCTGA
- the tmk gene encoding dTMP kinase produces MSSHRPLFITVDGIDGVGKSTQIASLSGLLTDRGHRCLLTRDPGTSEIGQRLRALLLESDLTMHRRTEAMLFMASRCEMVESTIRPALRDGVSVISDRFLLANVVYQSIGDGGAEMVDPELLWKLGRLANGGIQPDLTLLLDMPAAAALARIKGPRDRMESRGEGYLERVRQAFLEQLPQSSDATVVINADQPVESVTAEIESAIADYAACQSG; encoded by the coding sequence ATGTCCAGTCACAGACCGCTTTTTATCACCGTTGACGGCATCGATGGCGTCGGCAAGTCTACGCAAATCGCCTCTCTGAGCGGACTATTAACCGACCGAGGGCATCGCTGTTTGTTAACCCGAGATCCGGGGACTTCTGAGATTGGACAGCGATTGCGGGCATTGTTATTGGAAAGTGACCTCACGATGCACCGACGTACCGAGGCCATGCTATTCATGGCCAGTCGCTGTGAGATGGTTGAATCCACCATCCGTCCGGCCCTTCGCGATGGGGTGTCTGTGATCTCTGATCGATTTCTACTCGCCAATGTGGTTTATCAGAGCATCGGCGACGGGGGAGCAGAGATGGTCGATCCAGAATTGCTTTGGAAATTAGGGCGATTGGCCAACGGTGGTATTCAGCCCGATTTAACTCTCTTGCTGGACATGCCCGCGGCCGCGGCACTTGCACGCATTAAAGGCCCACGTGATCGAATGGAATCGCGCGGTGAAGGCTACCTGGAGCGAGTCCGTCAGGCATTTTTAGAGCAGTTGCCTCAGTCCAGTGACGCGACCGTTGTTATTAATGCTGACCAACCGGTCGAATCGGTCACTGCGGAAATTGAATCGGCGATCGCTGATTACGCCGCATGTCAAAGCGGGTAG
- a CDS encoding PEP-CTERM sorting domain-containing protein: MTNVVLRIAGVAAACLIGLVAERASADVILSVNSGSMQAGGALSLDVVVSDTSPTEGIAEMALVLEITPLTDVGDSSLNFVNPQSEAYLEEADYVFFDNSDVVLNPGDPVATVGPFGQVVEFFDLTFDFNNELASPGKVLATIQLEHLLGGESIANVIGDEFEIAVNTDFTEFFNAAGDPVFVDLAGTTSGMVTITAIPEPSTLGLLAIATTGFVLRRRRH, from the coding sequence ATGACGAATGTAGTATTGCGGATTGCCGGGGTGGCGGCGGCTTGCCTCATCGGATTAGTGGCCGAACGGGCGTCGGCGGACGTGATTTTGTCGGTCAACAGTGGCTCGATGCAAGCCGGCGGGGCACTCTCCTTGGACGTCGTTGTTTCAGACACTTCGCCAACGGAAGGGATAGCGGAGATGGCGCTCGTTCTAGAGATCACACCACTGACCGACGTCGGGGATTCTTCGTTGAACTTTGTGAATCCACAATCAGAGGCCTACTTGGAAGAAGCCGACTACGTGTTTTTTGACAACAGTGACGTCGTATTAAATCCCGGCGACCCTGTCGCGACTGTTGGTCCGTTTGGTCAGGTCGTTGAATTCTTTGATTTGACATTCGACTTTAACAATGAGTTAGCATCTCCAGGGAAAGTCTTGGCAACGATTCAGTTGGAACACCTGCTCGGCGGTGAATCGATTGCGAATGTGATCGGCGATGAATTTGAAATTGCAGTGAACACGGACTTCACCGAGTTCTTTAACGCCGCCGGCGATCCTGTCTTTGTCGATCTTGCCGGTACGACTTCGGGAATGGTGACGATCACCGCAATCCCCGAGCCAAGCACGTTAGGGCTATTGGCAATTGCCACCACGGGGTTTGTCTTACGTCGAAGACGTCATTGA
- a CDS encoding metallophosphoesterase family protein, protein MSERLIAIGDIHGCRLALERLIEAINPQPSDTVVTLGDYIDRGPDSRGVIDVLIELANHTQLVGILGNHEEMMLEVLNHGGAHHAWLRHGGVETLESYGFDGDLDFLPEPHKEFLDSLGDFYAHGEFFFTHAAYDPEATFEEQEIEMLRWYSLTNGIPSKHISGKTAVVGHTANRDGEILHAGHLICLDTYCYGGGWLTAMEMNTQKIWQADRQGRLNEQFA, encoded by the coding sequence GTGAGTGAACGGCTCATTGCGATCGGCGATATCCACGGCTGCCGATTGGCACTGGAACGGCTGATCGAGGCGATCAATCCTCAACCCAGCGACACCGTTGTGACGCTCGGTGACTACATCGACCGTGGCCCCGATTCGCGCGGAGTCATCGATGTGTTGATCGAACTGGCCAATCACACCCAATTGGTCGGCATCCTCGGCAATCACGAAGAAATGATGCTGGAGGTTCTCAATCACGGTGGCGCACATCACGCATGGCTACGGCACGGCGGCGTCGAAACGCTTGAAAGCTATGGATTTGACGGCGACTTGGATTTCCTTCCCGAACCGCACAAAGAGTTCCTCGATTCCCTCGGCGACTTTTACGCCCACGGCGAGTTTTTCTTTACCCACGCCGCGTACGATCCCGAGGCCACGTTCGAAGAACAAGAGATCGAGATGTTGCGATGGTACTCGTTGACTAACGGGATCCCGTCAAAACACATCAGTGGAAAAACTGCGGTCGTGGGTCACACCGCCAATCGCGACGGCGAAATCCTTCACGCCGGACATCTGATCTGCCTGGATACCTATTGCTACGGCGGCGGATGGTTGACGGCAATGGAAATGAACACTCAAAAGATTTGGCAAGCTGATCGCCAAGGACGCCTCAACGAACAGTTCGCATAG
- a CDS encoding vWA domain-containing protein — protein sequence MSFSQSDSTDLDSPEQKTLDSAASRPRSVNDSRSLAGHQGPSDAADGDVDAWSEEELEEEAVLQTDESAALFGSMAVHILIIVALAIMPTQLFEEEEAVVIVSPPVESETEPIIEEVVYSEIPELAPGANSTAEAEMAEASAEMFAEMAEIPSPVELEKSDLGDIEVNRIFSQPMAPMDRLVDRKGNVGEGTTGASGAVDRLTYEILQSMEERPTLVVWLFDQSGSLHRQRKEIRDRFDRIYDELGILGDSESSADDEIASKKPRGMNHDAQLLNSVIGFGEKITLYTETPTEDIAEIKSIVDQIETDTSGVERVFTAVKSAADEYKSLRVSRGGNGPQRNVLLIVVTDEKGDDDMHVEDAIGVCRKYGMPVHVIGVPAPFGRAETLVKYVDPDPEYDQTPRWASVDQGPESFMPERVQLPFTADFSQEPTIDSGFGPYALTRLSYETGGIYFNVHPNRNVARKVRRREVAAYASEMEYFFDPVAMSRYRPDYLSPRDYMTKVQSSPLRKSLVAAAQMKPTTGITKPRLEFLGVDQARLSTLLTQAQQQAARLEQPLVQMAFTLQPGMEFRDQEDSPRWKAGYDLAMGRVLAQKVRTETYNAMLAKAKLGMAFKEEKNNTWLLEPSDEVSVGSKWKREAETARMLLESVVSDHPGTPWALLASKELEVPIGWKWTEKFTDLSPPPQRRPGNNNNNPRPPRDDEKRMLEKKAPQRPIPKL from the coding sequence ATGAGTTTTTCGCAATCGGATTCGACCGATCTGGACTCGCCCGAACAAAAGACACTTGATTCTGCCGCGTCCCGGCCACGTTCGGTTAACGATTCTCGGTCACTTGCCGGTCATCAGGGGCCGTCTGACGCTGCCGACGGTGACGTCGACGCGTGGAGCGAAGAAGAGCTGGAAGAGGAGGCGGTTTTACAGACCGATGAATCGGCAGCGTTGTTCGGTAGCATGGCCGTCCACATTCTGATCATTGTCGCATTAGCGATCATGCCGACCCAGCTCTTTGAGGAAGAAGAAGCGGTCGTCATCGTGTCGCCTCCGGTCGAATCGGAAACCGAACCGATCATCGAGGAAGTCGTCTATAGCGAGATTCCAGAACTTGCGCCGGGAGCAAACAGCACTGCCGAAGCAGAGATGGCGGAGGCCTCGGCGGAAATGTTCGCTGAAATGGCCGAGATTCCGAGCCCGGTGGAGCTGGAAAAATCTGATCTCGGCGACATCGAGGTTAACCGGATCTTTTCCCAGCCGATGGCTCCGATGGACCGTTTGGTGGATCGCAAAGGAAACGTCGGTGAGGGAACCACAGGAGCTTCGGGGGCTGTCGACCGTTTGACCTACGAAATTCTACAGTCGATGGAAGAACGCCCCACACTGGTGGTTTGGCTGTTTGACCAAAGCGGTTCACTTCATCGCCAGCGCAAAGAGATTCGTGATCGATTTGACCGGATCTATGATGAGCTGGGGATTCTGGGGGATTCTGAAAGCAGCGCAGACGACGAAATTGCCTCCAAAAAGCCTCGCGGAATGAATCATGACGCTCAGTTGCTCAACTCCGTGATTGGATTCGGCGAAAAAATCACGCTCTACACCGAGACTCCGACCGAGGATATCGCTGAGATCAAATCGATTGTCGATCAGATCGAAACCGACACGTCCGGCGTTGAACGTGTCTTTACAGCTGTTAAGAGTGCGGCCGATGAGTACAAGTCGTTGCGAGTCAGTCGTGGAGGAAATGGTCCGCAACGCAATGTACTGTTGATCGTTGTGACCGACGAGAAAGGGGACGACGACATGCACGTCGAGGACGCGATCGGAGTCTGTCGTAAGTACGGCATGCCAGTGCACGTGATCGGAGTTCCGGCACCGTTTGGGCGAGCCGAAACGTTGGTCAAATATGTCGATCCTGACCCCGAATACGATCAAACGCCACGTTGGGCGTCGGTCGACCAAGGTCCCGAATCGTTCATGCCCGAGCGGGTTCAGTTGCCATTCACCGCTGATTTTAGTCAAGAGCCAACGATCGATAGCGGTTTCGGTCCCTATGCCCTGACACGACTGAGTTACGAAACCGGCGGAATCTATTTCAACGTTCACCCCAATCGCAATGTCGCCCGCAAAGTCCGTCGTCGCGAAGTCGCCGCCTACGCTTCGGAAATGGAGTACTTCTTCGATCCAGTCGCGATGTCGAGGTATCGCCCCGATTATCTTTCGCCTCGCGATTACATGACGAAGGTCCAGTCCAGCCCGCTTCGTAAATCACTGGTCGCTGCGGCTCAAATGAAACCCACCACCGGGATCACGAAACCACGATTGGAGTTTCTCGGCGTCGATCAAGCGCGGTTGTCGACGTTGTTAACGCAAGCACAGCAGCAAGCCGCGCGGTTGGAGCAGCCGCTGGTCCAGATGGCGTTCACGCTTCAGCCCGGCATGGAGTTCCGCGATCAAGAAGATAGCCCGCGCTGGAAAGCGGGCTACGACCTCGCAATGGGCCGAGTACTCGCGCAAAAGGTTCGCACCGAGACCTACAACGCAATGCTGGCGAAGGCGAAGTTAGGCATGGCCTTCAAAGAAGAGAAAAACAACACGTGGTTACTCGAACCGAGCGACGAAGTGTCTGTCGGGAGTAAGTGGAAACGAGAAGCCGAAACCGCTCGAATGTTGCTCGAGTCCGTCGTCAGTGATCACCCGGGGACACCGTGGGCACTACTGGCATCGAAAGAATTGGAAGTGCCGATCGGTTGGAAGTGGACTGAGAAGTTTACGGACCTCTCGCCCCCGCCGCAACGACGCCCAGGGAACAACAACAACAATCCACGCCCGCCGCGCGACGACGAAAAACGAATGCTCGAAAAGAAGGCTCCCCAGCGGCCGATTCCAAAACTGTAG
- a CDS encoding HU family DNA-binding protein, with the protein MTKKDIVRTISDEVGLTQQQTKKIVQRTFDSIIDTLVRDGRIELRNFGVFEVKPRAARRARNPRTGDEVIVPEKHVVTFKPGKYMEARVQEADLDHPETLGSAEEPAAPLGSTNPSNKISGRWDED; encoded by the coding sequence GTGACCAAGAAAGACATCGTCCGAACCATTTCTGACGAAGTAGGCCTCACACAGCAACAGACCAAGAAGATTGTCCAAAGGACGTTCGATTCCATCATCGATACGCTTGTGCGTGACGGAAGGATCGAGCTGAGGAATTTTGGCGTGTTCGAAGTCAAGCCACGGGCGGCTCGCCGAGCGAGAAACCCGCGGACAGGTGACGAGGTGATCGTGCCCGAAAAGCACGTTGTGACCTTCAAGCCAGGAAAATACATGGAAGCCCGAGTGCAGGAAGCTGATCTCGACCACCCAGAAACACTGGGCTCGGCTGAGGAGCCTGCCGCACCGCTGGGATCCACGAACCCTTCCAACAAAATTTCCGGTCGCTGGGACGAGGATTGA
- a CDS encoding flagellar hook protein FlgE encodes MSRALMTGITGLRTHQTKLDVVANNLANMNTVGFKSQSTVFSDLVYNVDRSGSASSDTAGGINPQAIGTGVQTAQVTRNFSPGTLETTTGDFDYAIQGEGFFTLMTPTGEPVFTRAGAFALDDRGRLVDPATGYLVQRIGNLGEASDGGVQFQTEGDDTIYIPIGSAIPGTQTANIDFTGNLPSTSSPPEAEVLSSFRGFEDGGGAATGATLINDLTINTTPYAPGDTIELVGTNPDGSSFTATLPADTATMQDVVDTLNANLVDAAAALQPDGTLTVTADDTGEALLSLTFRDVAGNTGATNFSGNSMFVDTEGSNGDSFDVSMDMFDERGESHRMTFSFTKDTINTWSVTASIPSSSGTMIDEQVLNLTFNEDGSYAIAGINGVGDANIEIQINGITNPQTIELDFSDISHLAADYTMTQVQDGIPPGALSSVAVSTSGELTGLASNGRALPLAQLAIASFPNSAALEAVGANYFQKSISSGDPALGLGATGSRGQIMGGQLERSNVDIALEFTQLIVAQRGFSANARTITVADEMLEELTNIIR; translated from the coding sequence ATGTCACGAGCTTTGATGACCGGTATTACTGGACTTCGTACTCATCAAACTAAACTTGACGTGGTGGCCAACAATTTGGCCAACATGAACACGGTCGGTTTCAAGTCACAATCGACCGTGTTTAGCGACTTGGTCTACAACGTCGACCGAAGTGGTTCGGCATCATCAGACACCGCCGGCGGTATCAACCCTCAGGCGATTGGAACCGGTGTTCAAACCGCCCAAGTCACACGAAACTTTAGCCCAGGTACACTTGAAACGACGACAGGCGATTTTGATTATGCGATTCAGGGTGAAGGCTTCTTCACACTCATGACACCGACCGGCGAGCCGGTCTTTACACGTGCGGGTGCATTTGCCCTGGATGATCGAGGACGATTGGTCGATCCGGCAACCGGATACCTCGTTCAACGAATCGGCAACCTGGGCGAAGCGAGTGACGGTGGAGTTCAATTCCAAACCGAAGGCGACGACACGATCTACATTCCCATCGGTTCCGCCATACCGGGTACGCAAACTGCCAACATCGATTTCACCGGTAACTTGCCCTCCACTTCTTCGCCGCCCGAAGCCGAGGTGCTATCGTCTTTCCGTGGGTTCGAAGATGGTGGCGGAGCAGCCACCGGTGCGACCTTGATCAACGATCTGACGATCAACACGACGCCTTACGCACCAGGCGATACGATCGAACTGGTCGGAACCAATCCCGATGGATCATCGTTTACCGCGACTCTGCCTGCCGACACCGCAACGATGCAAGATGTCGTTGACACGCTCAATGCAAACCTTGTCGACGCTGCCGCAGCACTACAACCCGATGGAACGCTCACCGTGACCGCGGATGACACCGGCGAAGCGCTGTTGAGCCTGACGTTCCGAGACGTGGCGGGAAACACGGGCGCGACGAATTTCTCCGGAAATTCGATGTTCGTCGACACCGAAGGCTCGAACGGTGATTCGTTTGATGTCTCGATGGACATGTTCGATGAGCGGGGCGAAAGCCACCGAATGACATTTTCGTTTACGAAAGACACGATCAATACCTGGTCGGTTACCGCGAGCATCCCAAGTTCTTCCGGAACGATGATCGACGAACAAGTCCTCAACCTAACGTTCAACGAAGACGGTAGCTATGCGATTGCCGGCATCAACGGGGTCGGCGACGCTAATATCGAAATTCAGATCAACGGAATCACCAACCCTCAGACAATCGAACTCGATTTCAGCGACATTAGTCACCTCGCGGCCGACTACACGATGACGCAAGTCCAAGACGGGATTCCGCCGGGAGCTTTGTCTTCAGTCGCCGTATCGACATCGGGGGAATTGACCGGACTTGCGTCAAACGGTCGAGCACTCCCACTTGCTCAATTGGCCATTGCGAGTTTTCCCAACTCCGCAGCATTGGAAGCCGTTGGAGCCAACTACTTCCAAAAATCAATCAGCAGTGGCGACCCGGCTTTGGGACTGGGCGCAACCGGTAGTCGAGGCCAGATCATGGGTGGTCAGCTAGAACGATCGAACGTTGACATTGCGTTGGAGTTTACCCAACTGATCGTCGCCCAACGCGGTTTTTCTGCCAATGCGAGAACCATCACTGTCGCTGACGAGATGCTGGAAGAACTGACCAACATCATCCGATAG
- a CDS encoding flagellar hook assembly protein FlgD — protein sequence MDGISSSTARTDYLQLLTVSLKNQDPMDPVDQEKMVNDLTQFSILEGIENLNSSFGQFMQMQQLSESVGMIGKSVEYTHPITGELQSGTVSELFTSGNEVRLMVDGATVGMDQITRISEAAA from the coding sequence GTGGACGGAATCTCATCGTCAACTGCAAGAACTGACTACCTGCAACTACTGACGGTTTCGTTGAAGAACCAGGATCCAATGGATCCGGTTGACCAGGAAAAGATGGTCAACGATTTAACTCAGTTTTCGATTCTTGAAGGCATCGAGAATCTGAATTCTTCGTTCGGCCAATTCATGCAAATGCAACAGTTGTCAGAAAGCGTTGGAATGATCGGGAAGTCGGTTGAGTACACGCATCCGATTACTGGCGAATTGCAATCCGGAACCGTTTCGGAGCTTTTCACTTCTGGTAACGAAGTCCGCTTGATGGTCGACGGAGCCACCGTCGGCATGGACCAGATCACCCGAATTAGTGAAGCGGCCGCCTAG